The following proteins are encoded in a genomic region of Neosynechococcus sphagnicola sy1:
- a CDS encoding shikimate dehydrogenase: protein MITGQTKLLGVIGDPIGHSLSPVMHNAALAAMGLDYAYLPFPIRAADLRVAIAGLAVIGVQGFSVTIPHKQAIVPLLTEVSETARAIGAVNMVQWTDQGWVGTNTDMAGFLAPLRAYPWDWSQRVAVILGNGGAARAVVAGCAQLGCRSIWVVGRDPQKLEALRQSWDNTALATPIQTCLWADFPPLIPQANLLVNTTPIGMYPQVQASPVTETALADLRPGAIAYDLIYTPRPTRFLELAQQRGAIALDGLEMLVQQGAIALESWLGQPVPIAVMRQALERHLKTVG, encoded by the coding sequence ATGATTACAGGTCAGACCAAATTACTAGGGGTGATTGGCGATCCCATTGGGCATTCCCTTTCCCCGGTGATGCACAATGCCGCCCTGGCAGCCATGGGCCTAGATTATGCCTATTTACCCTTCCCGATTCGGGCTGCGGATCTGCGGGTGGCGATCGCCGGTTTGGCAGTGATAGGAGTTCAGGGTTTCAGCGTCACCATTCCCCATAAACAGGCGATTGTACCGTTATTGACCGAGGTTTCAGAGACAGCTCGTGCCATTGGTGCGGTGAATATGGTGCAATGGACTGACCAGGGATGGGTGGGAACCAATACAGATATGGCCGGATTCTTAGCACCCCTGCGAGCCTATCCCTGGGACTGGAGCCAGCGGGTTGCCGTCATTCTGGGTAATGGGGGGGCTGCCCGAGCTGTGGTCGCAGGCTGTGCCCAGTTGGGCTGTAGGAGCATCTGGGTCGTCGGCAGAGATCCCCAAAAGCTGGAGGCCCTTCGCCAAAGTTGGGACAACACGGCACTGGCAACGCCGATACAAACCTGTCTATGGGCTGATTTCCCCCCCTTAATTCCCCAGGCCAACCTGCTGGTGAATACCACACCCATCGGCATGTATCCCCAGGTGCAAGCCTCCCCGGTTACCGAGACAGCATTGGCAGATTTACGCCCTGGGGCGATCGCCTACGACTTAATTTATACCCCCCGACCCACCCGCTTCCTGGAACTGGCACAACAACGGGGGGCGATCGCCCTCGATGGCCTGGAAATGCTCGTCCAGCAGGGAGCCATTGCCTTAGAAAGCTGGTTGGGGCAACCCGTGCCCATCGCCGTGATGCGTCAAGCCCTGGAACGGCATCTTAAAACCGTTGGTTAA
- a CDS encoding alcohol dehydrogenase catalytic domain-containing protein produces MLAALLYGSEDLRLETVPDPTPAPGEVVIQVTTATTCGTDLKVWRRGGHAKMLKPPTLFGHEAVGRIVALGAGVTDWRVGDRVVANNSAPCLRWFFLPASGVFPLYAPMFQQWHLCRILENSSGDRGPKSAAHSPRVTR; encoded by the coding sequence TTGCTAGCAGCCTTACTTTACGGTTCCGAAGATCTCCGCCTAGAAACCGTCCCCGACCCCACCCCCGCCCCTGGAGAAGTGGTGATTCAGGTCACAACTGCCACCACCTGCGGTACCGATCTCAAGGTGTGGCGTCGCGGCGGCCATGCCAAGATGCTGAAGCCCCCCACCCTGTTTGGCCATGAAGCTGTGGGGCGCATTGTCGCCCTAGGGGCAGGGGTGACGGATTGGCGGGTGGGTGATCGCGTAGTTGCCAATAATTCGGCACCCTGTTTGCGCTGGTTTTTTCTGCCAGCGTCAGGAGTTTTCCCTCTGTACGCACCTATGTTTCAACAATGGCACCTTTGCCGAATACTTGAAAATTCCAGCGGCGATCGTGGCCCAAAATCTGCTGCCCATTCCCCCAGGGTTACCCGATGA
- a CDS encoding GMC oxidoreductase: MIIDDQSYDLIIVGTGAGGGTLAAKLAPTGKKILILERGDFMPLEEQNRSNVDIFKRERYHAPEQWYDSAGEPFSPQTNYAIGGNTKIYGAALLRFRERDFEAVNHQAGISPEWCLKYSDFEPYYTEAEVLYNVHGQANCEPTEPPRSAAYPFPPVAQVPQIAEIYGAIAQQGLHPSPLPLGLTRQEDDPTNDSEVSGIVPALTHANVTLKTGAKVVCLHTNPSGRVVKGVEAEIGGQAYLFLADIVVLACGAVNSAALLLRSVSDRHPHGLANSSDLVGRHLMKSLMTVVVQLSTKANSGAFHKTVCVNDFYWGDADFPYPMGHIHNSGGLLADVIFAEAPPLFSVMAKFMPGFGLKQLATRSIGWWAQTEDLPDPNNRVRFEGDKLFVDYTPNNSEAHDRLIYRWTDVLKAIEKDLDGFQQGVMHPRGEVPIQVMANQCGTCRFGDDPATSVLDPNCRAHDLDNLYVVDSSFFPSNASVSPALTVIANALRVGDHLRERLQ, encoded by the coding sequence CTACGATCTAATTATTGTGGGTACAGGCGCGGGGGGCGGTACCCTCGCCGCTAAACTGGCTCCCACGGGGAAAAAGATCTTAATTCTGGAGCGGGGGGATTTTATGCCCCTAGAGGAGCAGAATCGCAGTAACGTCGATATATTCAAGCGCGAACGCTATCATGCGCCGGAGCAGTGGTACGACAGTGCTGGAGAGCCGTTTTCTCCCCAAACCAATTATGCGATCGGCGGCAATACCAAAATCTATGGGGCGGCTTTGCTGAGATTCCGGGAGCGGGACTTTGAGGCGGTCAATCACCAAGCTGGCATCTCCCCTGAGTGGTGTTTGAAATATTCAGACTTTGAGCCTTACTACACCGAAGCCGAAGTCCTTTACAACGTTCACGGTCAGGCGAACTGCGAACCCACCGAACCTCCCCGGAGCGCTGCATATCCTTTTCCACCCGTGGCTCAGGTTCCTCAAATTGCCGAAATCTATGGGGCGATCGCCCAGCAAGGTCTTCATCCCTCTCCCCTGCCCTTAGGTCTTACCCGCCAGGAGGACGATCCAACCAACGATTCCGAGGTCAGTGGTATTGTCCCCGCCCTCACCCATGCCAATGTCACCCTGAAAACCGGGGCGAAGGTGGTTTGTCTCCACACCAATCCATCGGGTCGGGTGGTGAAAGGGGTAGAAGCGGAGATCGGTGGACAAGCCTACCTGTTTCTGGCAGATATTGTGGTGCTGGCCTGTGGTGCAGTGAACTCAGCGGCGTTGCTGTTACGCTCGGTGAGCGATCGCCACCCCCATGGCTTAGCCAACAGTTCCGATTTGGTCGGGCGTCATTTGATGAAAAGCTTGATGACCGTGGTGGTGCAACTGAGTACCAAAGCCAATTCGGGAGCCTTTCACAAGACCGTCTGTGTCAATGATTTCTATTGGGGGGATGCCGATTTTCCTTATCCCATGGGGCACATTCACAATTCCGGGGGGCTGCTCGCCGATGTGATTTTTGCCGAAGCCCCGCCGCTGTTTTCGGTCATGGCAAAATTTATGCCCGGTTTTGGGTTAAAGCAGTTAGCAACCCGATCCATAGGCTGGTGGGCACAGACCGAGGATTTGCCCGATCCCAATAACCGTGTGCGGTTTGAAGGGGATAAATTGTTTGTGGACTACACTCCTAACAACAGTGAGGCCCACGATCGCTTAATTTATCGCTGGACTGATGTGTTAAAAGCCATTGAAAAGGATCTGGATGGGTTTCAGCAGGGAGTGATGCATCCTCGGGGGGAGGTACCGATTCAGGTGATGGCAAACCAGTGTGGCACCTGTCGCTTTGGCGATGATCCGGCCACTTCCGTCCTCGACCCCAACTGCCGTGCCCATGATCTGGATAATCTTTACGTGGTCGATAGTAGTTTCTTTCCCTCCAATGCCAGTGTTAGCCCTGCTTTGACGGTGATTGCAAATGCGTTACGAGTGGGCGATCACCTGAGGGAACGCTTGCAGTAA
- a CDS encoding cobalt-precorrin-8X methylmutase: protein MTLVHHPILQQSFAVIDQEIGAHSLSPQEYAVVRRVIHSTADFDFQHLIRFSPGAIATMIRQLAQGIPIVTDVTMVKQGISSMVAQTFGNPLISAIEQVSAPLPGRTRTETGILQCLQTVPEAIYVIGNAPTALLALCAELQDRPQGVSVIGVPVGFIAVLESKAALAQLAVPQIRVTGRKGGSPVAAAIVNALLVLAWEALR from the coding sequence ATGACCTTAGTTCACCATCCGATTCTGCAACAAAGCTTTGCCGTCATTGATCAAGAGATCGGGGCGCATAGCCTCAGTCCCCAAGAGTATGCCGTTGTCCGGCGGGTGATTCACAGTACTGCTGATTTTGACTTCCAACACCTGATTCGCTTCAGTCCTGGGGCGATCGCCACCATGATTCGCCAGTTAGCCCAAGGAATTCCCATCGTCACGGATGTCACCATGGTCAAACAGGGCATTAGTAGTATGGTTGCTCAAACCTTTGGCAACCCCTTGATCAGTGCCATCGAGCAGGTGTCGGCTCCGCTGCCGGGGCGAACTCGCACGGAAACCGGGATCTTGCAATGTTTGCAAACGGTGCCGGAGGCAATCTATGTGATTGGCAATGCTCCAACAGCCCTCCTAGCGCTGTGTGCTGAACTACAAGACCGCCCCCAAGGCGTGAGTGTCATTGGAGTCCCCGTGGGGTTTATTGCAGTGCTGGAATCGAAAGCAGCCCTGGCTCAACTGGCAGTGCCTCAGATTCGTGTCACGGGACGCAAGGGCGGTTCCCCCGTGGCAGCGGCGATCGTCAATGCCCTGTTGGTGCTGGCTTGGGAAGCTCTCCGATGA
- a CDS encoding DUF4168 domain-containing protein, giving the protein MTNSLHHAFRRNLNRVLARSLVVGAIVTAGILGGIVPSWTGTSYKLALSSLAAAQTFSDSEITNYARAVLAIEPVRQAAFNEIKRTVSAGDLSSVVCNRQAGIARLPRSIRRVVVDYCRQSKTIVESYGLTPSRFNEITLKIRNDQELQQLVQRELLRLQRNR; this is encoded by the coding sequence ATGACAAACTCTCTGCACCATGCCTTCAGACGTAACCTGAATCGGGTGCTTGCACGGTCGCTAGTGGTAGGGGCGATCGTCACCGCAGGGATTTTGGGAGGGATCGTACCCAGTTGGACTGGAACGTCCTACAAACTGGCACTGAGTTCTCTGGCCGCTGCTCAGACCTTCAGTGACAGTGAAATTACCAACTATGCCAGAGCCGTGCTGGCGATTGAACCTGTGAGGCAGGCAGCTTTTAATGAAATTAAGCGCACCGTCAGTGCTGGTGACTTATCGTCTGTTGTGTGTAATCGCCAAGCAGGTATTGCCCGATTACCTCGCAGCATTCGTCGGGTTGTGGTTGATTATTGTCGCCAGTCTAAGACCATTGTCGAAAGCTATGGACTGACCCCTTCCCGGTTTAACGAGATTACCCTCAAGATCCGCAACGATCAGGAACTCCAGCAATTGGTGCAGCGAGAATTACTCCGCCTCCAGCGCAATCGCTGA
- a CDS encoding zinc-dependent alcohol dehydrogenase, with product MKIPAAIVAQNLLPIPPGLPDELAAMTEPLACVLHGVARSQLQRGHEGELRQRVVVIGDGAIGLMFVAALQAYRVDVLLCGGNHQRLAIGHQFGATQILNHHQMTDLPAFVKDWGEGWGADVVIEATGVPAVWEAAIACARPGAIVNLFGGCPRDTTITVNTEQLHYGELTLKGVFHNTPFHVRSALALLASRQIAFENLISDHQPLQALEQVFQAMKQRRAIKVAIHP from the coding sequence TTGAAAATTCCAGCGGCGATCGTGGCCCAAAATCTGCTGCCCATTCCCCCAGGGTTACCCGATGAACTGGCGGCCATGACCGAACCCCTTGCCTGTGTCTTGCACGGTGTGGCCCGTTCCCAACTGCAACGGGGGCATGAGGGCGAATTGCGGCAACGGGTTGTCGTGATTGGCGATGGGGCTATTGGCTTGATGTTTGTCGCCGCATTGCAAGCCTATCGGGTAGATGTGTTGCTGTGCGGGGGCAATCACCAACGGCTTGCCATTGGTCACCAGTTTGGTGCCACCCAGATCCTGAACCATCATCAGATGACGGATCTGCCAGCGTTTGTCAAAGACTGGGGCGAAGGTTGGGGGGCCGATGTGGTCATTGAAGCCACGGGAGTTCCAGCGGTCTGGGAAGCCGCGATCGCCTGTGCGCGGCCGGGGGCGATCGTCAACCTGTTCGGTGGCTGCCCTCGGGATACGACGATCACTGTGAATACAGAGCAGTTGCACTATGGGGAGTTGACCCTGAAAGGCGTTTTCCATAACACCCCCTTCCATGTGCGATCGGCCTTAGCGTTGCTGGCGAGTCGCCAGATTGCCTTTGAGAACTTGATCAGTGATCACCAACCGCTACAGGCATTAGAGCAAGTATTTCAAGCCATGAAGCAGCGGCGGGCGATCAAGGTTGCCATTCATCCCTGA
- the holA gene encoding DNA polymerase III subunit delta — protein sequence MPIYLYWGEDEFAIAQAASALQTQYLDPQWASFNYDKVIPDQADGVIQGLNLAMTPVFGVGCRLVWLVDTTLTQQCSEPLLAELERTLPVLPETSVVLLTSRNKPDGRLKSTKLLQKWANIREFSLIPPWKTDLLLQQVRQVAQETGVKLTTAGAELLAQAVGNNTRQLFCELEKLRLYSGEQRGQTTPPLDAAVIASLVIVNTQSSLQLAAAIRQRQTAQALELVIDLINRNEPALRIVATLVGQFRIWLWVKLMVESGVRDEAEIARAAEVSNPKRIYFLQQEVKPLSLRRLRRTLGLLLDLETRLKQGAEEVSTLQTKIIELCQ from the coding sequence ATGCCAATTTACCTCTACTGGGGAGAGGATGAGTTTGCGATCGCCCAGGCAGCGAGCGCCCTGCAAACTCAATATCTTGACCCGCAATGGGCGAGCTTTAACTATGATAAGGTGATCCCCGACCAGGCCGATGGGGTGATTCAAGGATTGAACCTGGCAATGACCCCGGTGTTTGGCGTTGGCTGTCGGCTAGTTTGGTTGGTAGACACTACCCTAACGCAACAATGTTCGGAACCTCTGCTGGCTGAGCTAGAGCGCACCCTGCCTGTCTTACCAGAGACCTCAGTGGTGCTCCTCACCAGTCGCAATAAGCCAGATGGTCGGCTCAAGTCTACGAAACTCCTCCAGAAGTGGGCTAACATTCGGGAGTTTTCTCTGATTCCCCCCTGGAAAACCGATCTCCTGCTCCAGCAAGTCCGGCAGGTTGCCCAAGAAACGGGGGTCAAACTCACCACGGCGGGGGCTGAACTCCTAGCTCAAGCAGTCGGTAACAACACGCGGCAATTATTTTGTGAACTCGAGAAACTCCGTCTCTATAGTGGGGAGCAGCGGGGTCAGACCACTCCGCCCTTGGATGCAGCCGTGATTGCCTCCCTGGTGATCGTGAATACCCAGAGTAGCTTGCAATTAGCAGCTGCTATTCGTCAGCGGCAGACCGCCCAGGCTTTAGAATTAGTCATAGATTTGATCAATCGCAATGAACCTGCCCTCAGAATTGTCGCCACCCTTGTCGGACAGTTTCGCATCTGGTTGTGGGTGAAGCTCATGGTTGAAAGTGGAGTCCGGGATGAGGCTGAGATTGCAAGGGCTGCCGAAGTCAGCAATCCCAAACGCATCTATTTCCTGCAACAGGAGGTGAAGCCGTTGTCGTTGCGACGACTGCGGCGAACGCTAGGTTTGTTGTTAGATCTGGAAACTAGACTCAAGCAGGGGGCTGAGGAGGTTTCGACCCTCCAGACCAAGATCATTGAATTGTGTCAGTGA
- a CDS encoding VOC family protein: MKLKRLGHVAICVEDVARAAQFYQDLGLDLVWQDQDWAYLKAGDDGLALLSPSYAQARAHFGFVFSDRAELTLSHTQLQGAGIPVSPILQHRDGTASFYGQDPDGNAFEYLYEPLAVVTAVVPLAVEAD; the protein is encoded by the coding sequence ATGAAACTGAAACGCTTGGGGCATGTGGCGATCTGTGTAGAGGATGTGGCACGAGCCGCCCAGTTCTACCAAGACCTGGGACTGGATTTGGTGTGGCAGGATCAGGACTGGGCTTACCTGAAAGCTGGGGACGATGGATTGGCGCTTTTGAGTCCTAGCTATGCCCAAGCAAGGGCACACTTTGGGTTTGTCTTCAGCGATCGCGCCGAACTGACCCTCTCCCACACCCAACTCCAGGGCGCTGGCATTCCTGTGAGTCCGATTTTGCAGCATCGGGATGGCACCGCTTCCTTCTATGGGCAAGATCCGGATGGCAATGCCTTTGAGTATCTCTATGAACCATTGGCGGTGGTAACCGCAGTGGTGCCCCTTGCAGTTGAGGCAGACTGA
- the cbiT gene encoding precorrin-6Y C5,15-methyltransferase (decarboxylating) subunit CbiT, producing MCENLGGPDEHLQCFSPVELAAHSAADLVPLNVVVLLGVESGAIPPPDELPLLGLPDPYFLNFPDQPGLISKREIRTLILAELALQPQQVVWDVGAGTGSVAIEVARLVPTAQVYAIEKTAIGVTLIQQNCQRFQVNNVTVCPGEAPAALQLLPDPDRIFIGGSGGNLPSMLAIAPQRLKPQGVIVLALATLEHLHQALTWFQSSELSLAGWQQRLLQVQIARAIPLAALTRWSPLNPVTLLTITAPSGEGTGDGRKLL from the coding sequence GTGTGTGAGAACCTCGGCGGCCCGGATGAACACCTGCAGTGCTTCAGCCCCGTTGAACTCGCAGCCCACTCAGCCGCTGACTTGGTGCCGCTGAACGTTGTGGTACTGCTAGGGGTTGAATCTGGGGCGATCCCTCCCCCGGATGAATTGCCCTTACTGGGGCTGCCCGATCCCTATTTTTTGAATTTCCCCGATCAGCCGGGACTGATCAGCAAACGCGAAATTCGTACCCTGATTCTGGCAGAATTAGCGCTGCAACCCCAGCAGGTGGTCTGGGATGTGGGAGCCGGCACTGGCTCGGTGGCAATCGAAGTCGCTCGCCTTGTGCCCACGGCTCAGGTCTATGCCATTGAAAAAACCGCCATCGGCGTTACCCTGATTCAGCAAAACTGTCAGCGATTCCAGGTCAACAACGTCACAGTCTGCCCAGGGGAGGCTCCCGCAGCCTTGCAATTGCTGCCTGACCCCGACCGGATTTTTATTGGTGGTAGCGGCGGCAATTTACCATCGATGTTGGCGATCGCCCCCCAGCGGCTCAAACCCCAGGGCGTGATCGTGCTGGCACTGGCAACCCTGGAGCATCTGCATCAAGCTCTGACCTGGTTTCAATCCAGTGAGTTGTCCCTGGCTGGGTGGCAACAGCGGTTGCTACAGGTGCAGATTGCCCGCGCCATCCCCCTGGCTGCCTTAACGCGGTGGAGTCCCCTCAATCCCGTTACCCTATTGACGATTACCGCCCCTTCCGGGGAGGGGACTGGAGATGGCCGGAAACTTCTCTAG